The nucleotide sequence ATTGTAAAGTCAAATGCTGAAGCTGTTGTAACGAGGCAAATGAACGTGTCCGGCAGGCATATTGTTCATTATCAATTGCAGGTAGAGCATCTTGTGAAGCAGCAGGATTTTTTTTATGTAGAAGAAGGGATTGAACAGCGGCGAGCGGTCTTTGAGAAAGGAAAGCTGTTGGAAGACCAGCTATTAGTAGTGAAAAGGCCACAGTCAGTTGAGGAGATTTCTTCAGGGAATGCAGAGGAACGGGTGACGTATAAGTATGATCGGCGAGCGGCTGTCCAATATGCAGAAAAATGGTGGAATGGGCGAAACCCAGCTTATCGGACATTTGATGTAGATTGTACAAATTTTATTTCACAGTGCTTACGCGCAGGCGGGGCACCAATGACGGGCTATCCAAATCGCGGAAGAGGCTGGTGGTATAGCGGTAATTCATGGAGCTATAGCTGGGCTGTTGCTCATTCGCTGCGATGGTATTTAAGCGGGGCAAAGCAAGGACTGCAGGCAAAAGAAATGAGCTCTGCGAGAGATTTGGTCCTAGGAGATGTGATTTGTTATGACTTTGAGGGTGACGGGAAATGGGATCATAATACAATTGTTGTCGCTAAGGATGCAAATGATGAACCACTTGTGAACGCCCATACGAATGACAGCCGGATGCGTTATTGGAAATACGAAGATTCAGCCGCATGGACACCGAATATTAAATATAAATACTTCCACATTCTTTCAAGCGAATAAATGGCGTGTGCCCGCTTCTTTTGCCGAAATGAAAAAGGTGCTATAATAAGAAGGCTAAAAAAAGAAAGCAAGATGGAAGAGGTGGGTGCCAATGGGAGTGCATGTTGTACTGTATCAACCTGAAATTCCGGCTAACACGGGAAATATCGCCCGTACATGTGCCGCAACGAATTCAACATTGCATTTAGTTCGCCCGTTGGGGTTTTCAACTGATGACAAAATGCTAAAACGCGCTGGCCTGGATTATTGGCAGTATGTTGATGTGCGTTATTATGATTCATTAGAAGAGCTATTCGAGAAGAACTCCGAC is from Bacillus tianshenii and encodes:
- a CDS encoding amidase domain-containing protein, with protein sequence MKWLEMLKEGTSLRFDYLINSRNEELLNEDERMVYNRKQQLFEKRKAVIVKSNAEAVVTRQMNVSGRHIVHYQLQVEHLVKQQDFFYVEEGIEQRRAVFEKGKLLEDQLLVVKRPQSVEEISSGNAEERVTYKYDRRAAVQYAEKWWNGRNPAYRTFDVDCTNFISQCLRAGGAPMTGYPNRGRGWWYSGNSWSYSWAVAHSLRWYLSGAKQGLQAKEMSSARDLVLGDVICYDFEGDGKWDHNTIVVAKDANDEPLVNAHTNDSRMRYWKYEDSAAWTPNIKYKYFHILSSE